One stretch of Bacteroidales bacterium DNA includes these proteins:
- the sucD gene encoding succinate--CoA ligase subunit alpha, protein MSVLVNKDSKVIVQGFTGSEGTFHATQMIEYGTNVVGGITPGKGGQLHLGLPVFNTVEEAVKNVGANVSVIFVPPAYAADTIIEAATGGIKVIICITEGIPIADMVKVKHILSELPDVRLIGPNCPGVISPGEAKVGIMPGFIHKKGSIGVISRSGTLTYEAVDQLTKQGLGQSTCIGIGGDPIIGTTTLEALKLLMDDSETEGIVMIGEIGGSMETEAAQWVKEHGTKPVVGFIAGQTAPKGRRMGHAGAIIGGAEDTAAAKMKIMRECGIHVVESPAMIGETMKKALVK, encoded by the coding sequence ATGAGCGTACTAGTAAATAAGGATTCAAAGGTTATCGTTCAGGGGTTTACAGGTAGCGAAGGGACATTCCATGCAACCCAGATGATAGAGTACGGAACAAATGTTGTGGGTGGAATTACCCCTGGGAAAGGCGGTCAACTCCATTTAGGTCTTCCCGTTTTTAATACGGTTGAAGAGGCTGTTAAAAATGTAGGTGCTAATGTGTCGGTGATTTTTGTACCACCAGCCTATGCAGCCGATACAATAATTGAAGCGGCAACTGGAGGTATTAAGGTGATTATTTGTATCACCGAGGGAATACCCATTGCAGATATGGTAAAAGTAAAGCATATACTTTCCGAATTACCTGATGTTAGGCTTATTGGACCCAACTGCCCAGGAGTAATTAGCCCCGGCGAGGCTAAGGTTGGAATTATGCCCGGATTTATCCATAAAAAAGGCAGTATTGGGGTGATATCGCGTTCGGGTACTTTAACCTACGAGGCCGTTGACCAGCTTACAAAGCAAGGACTAGGTCAATCAACCTGTATTGGGATTGGTGGTGATCCAATAATTGGTACAACAACCCTTGAAGCGCTTAAACTTTTAATGGATGATTCCGAAACTGAGGGAATTGTTATGATTGGTGAGATTGGCGGTAGCATGGAAACCGAAGCTGCACAATGGGTTAAGGAACATGGAACTAAACCTGTAGTTGGCTTTATTGCAGGCCAAACAGCTCCAAAGGGTAGGAGAATGGGTCATGCTGGAGCAATCATTGGTGGGGCAGAGGATACCGCTGCTGCAAAAATGAAAATTATGCGTGAATGTGGAATCCATGTTGTTGAATCGCCAGCTATGATTGGGGAAACTATGAAAAAAGCGTTAGTAAAATAA
- a CDS encoding NADP-dependent malic enzyme gives MSKINVKLENLGSIFPSNWNEEQKAKGKTIFLKRLSEKAHKFYGGKTQVAPKVPVPGFNWFNVWYTPGVSKVSTNIRENNDASFELSNRGNLVAVVSDSTRVLGDGDCSPSGGLGVMEGKAFLMKYLGGVDAVALCVDSRDNGCHNSPQKIIDFVKMCQYSFGAINLEDISQPNCYKVLDVLREECTIPVWHDDAQGTACVTLAGLINALKLVDKKIGDTRIVLFGAGAANTTIARLIIADGGDPKKIILFDTKGALHKKRADIKADERFYRKWELCESTNPNCISTFEEAIKNADVLISASTPGPDTIKKEWVKAMNQKAIVFACANPVPEIYPYAAKEAGAYIVATGRGDFPNQVNNSIGFPGILKGALIVRASKITDKMAITAAHSLANYAEKRGINPENIVPKMDEPDVFAVEAADVAMQAIKDGVARKTLTWDEVYQIAKRDIDYSRSMAALLSKEGFVADPPAEMLDEALDYTVKLIEGK, from the coding sequence ATGAGTAAAATCAATGTAAAACTTGAAAATCTTGGGTCAATTTTTCCATCAAACTGGAATGAAGAACAAAAAGCAAAAGGAAAAACAATCTTTTTAAAACGCCTTTCCGAAAAAGCTCATAAATTCTATGGTGGAAAAACCCAAGTAGCACCAAAAGTCCCTGTACCAGGATTCAATTGGTTTAATGTATGGTACACTCCTGGAGTATCAAAGGTTTCAACAAATATTAGAGAGAATAATGATGCTTCATTTGAACTTTCTAATAGAGGCAATCTAGTTGCCGTTGTTAGCGATTCAACGCGTGTTCTTGGCGATGGGGATTGTTCTCCTTCAGGAGGATTAGGCGTTATGGAAGGAAAAGCATTCCTGATGAAATACCTTGGTGGTGTTGATGCCGTTGCACTTTGTGTCGATAGTCGAGATAATGGTTGTCACAACAGTCCTCAAAAAATTATCGATTTTGTAAAGATGTGTCAGTACAGTTTTGGAGCTATTAATCTTGAAGATATCTCTCAACCCAACTGCTATAAAGTATTAGATGTTCTTAGAGAAGAATGCACTATCCCTGTTTGGCACGATGATGCTCAGGGTACAGCATGCGTTACCCTTGCAGGGTTAATCAATGCCCTAAAACTTGTTGATAAAAAAATTGGCGATACTCGAATTGTACTTTTTGGTGCGGGTGCTGCAAATACAACTATAGCAAGGCTTATCATTGCCGATGGTGGCGATCCAAAGAAAATAATCCTTTTCGATACAAAAGGTGCTCTACATAAAAAGAGAGCAGATATTAAGGCAGATGAAAGGTTTTATAGGAAATGGGAGCTCTGCGAAAGCACAAATCCAAATTGCATCTCGACTTTTGAGGAGGCCATTAAAAATGCTGATGTTCTAATCTCAGCATCAACTCCAGGTCCCGATACTATTAAAAAAGAGTGGGTGAAAGCAATGAATCAGAAAGCAATAGTTTTTGCCTGTGCAAATCCAGTACCCGAGATTTACCCTTACGCTGCAAAGGAAGCAGGTGCCTATATCGTTGCAACAGGAAGAGGTGATTTCCCAAATCAGGTCAATAACTCCATAGGGTTTCCTGGAATCTTAAAGGGTGCATTAATTGTAAGAGCATCAAAAATAACCGATAAAATGGCTATTACAGCAGCCCATTCATTGGCTAACTATGCCGAAAAGCGTGGAATTAACCCAGAAAACATTGTTCCCAAAATGGATGAACCTGATGTGTTTGCTGTTGAAGCTGCAGATGTTGCCATGCAGGCTATTAAAGATGGTGTTGCACGTAAAACTTTAACATGGGATGAGGTTTATCAAATTGCTAAAAGGGATATTGATTACTCAAGATCTATGGCAGCCCTCTTAAGCAAAGAAGGTTTTGTTGCAGATCCCCCTGCTGAGATGCTTGATGAAGCGTTAGATTATACCGTTAAGCTGATTGAAGGAAAGTGA